The candidate division TA06 bacterium DNA segment AAGATAACAGCATCCCCTGATCAATCGATGATTAGACAGCAACCTTATATGACACCGGCATACCTATTTGAGCCATACGGTTGAGAATGGCACATCCAATTCTGACTTCGGTTTTTTGATTGTCAAGTTTACGGGCCTTCAACCTGTCGCCGATAATGGTCCGAACGGTAATCCAGAATTTGTCCGGAGATCCAAATATTTTCAAGGATTTTTGACCGCTGTAGCACTGGGCAAAGCCAAAATCAGCCAGCTTGATCCTGCCCTCGGCAGAAACGAGTATGGTGCCCGGCTTTAGGTTTAGGCGAAGGATGTCCTGCCC contains these protein-coding regions:
- a CDS encoding protein kinase, yielding MDLFPGIHLIQNEFKFLSSLRHPNLVQVYNFGKDQASYFYTMELVAGGSLFDRSLKIEAVVDAADQLCLVLEYIYGQDILRLNLKPGTILVSAEGRIKLADFGFAQCYSGQKSLKIFGSPDKFWITVRTIIGDRLKARKLDNQKTEVRIGCAILNRMAQIGMPVSYKVAV